The Streptococcus sp. VT 162 genome has a window encoding:
- a CDS encoding formate acetyltransferase codes for MVVKTVVEAQDIFDKAWEGFKGVDWKEKASISRFVQANYTPYDGDESFLAGPTERSLHIKKIVEETKAHYEETRFPMDTRPTSIADIPAGFIDKENEVIFGIQNDELFKLNFMPKGGIRMAETTLKENGYEPDPAVHEIFTKYVTTVNDGIFRAYTSNIRRARHAHTVTGLPDAYSRGRIIGVYARLALYGADYLMQEKVNDWNAIKEIDEETIRLREEVNLQYQALQQVVRLGDLYGVDVRKPAMNTKEAIQWVNIAFMAVCRVINGAATSLGRVPIVLDIFAERDLARGTFTESEIQEFVDDFVMKLRTVKFARTKAYDQLYSGDPTFITTSMAGMGNDGRHRVTKMDYRFLNTLDNIGNSPEPNLTVLWTDKLPYNFRRYCMHMSHKHSSIQYEGVTTMAKDGYGEMSCISCCVSPLDPENEDQRHNIQYFGARVNVLKALLTGLNGGYDDVHKDYKVFDIDPIRDEVLEFESVKANFEKSLDWLTDTYVDALNIIHYMTDKYNYEAVQMAFLPTKQRANMGFGICGFANTVDTLSAIKYAIVKPIRDENGYIYDYETIGEYPRWGEDDPRSNELAEWLIEAYTTRLRSHKLYKDAEATVSLLTITSNVAYSKQTGNSPVHKGVYLNEDGSVNLSKLEFFSPGANPSNKAKGGWLQNLNSLASLDFGYAADGISLTTQVSPRALGKTRDEQVDNLVTILDGYFENGGQHVNLNVMDLNDVYEKIMSGEDVIVRISGYCVNTKYLTPEQKTELTQRVFHEVLSMDDALS; via the coding sequence ATGGTTGTTAAGACAGTTGTTGAAGCACAAGATATTTTTGATAAAGCTTGGGAAGGCTTCAAAGGCGTAGATTGGAAAGAAAAAGCAAGTATTTCTCGCTTCGTTCAAGCTAACTACACACCTTACGATGGAGATGAAAGTTTCCTTGCTGGACCAACAGAACGTTCACTTCACATCAAAAAAATTGTAGAAGAAACAAAAGCACACTACGAAGAAACTCGTTTCCCAATGGACACTCGTCCAACATCTATTGCTGATATTCCTGCTGGATTTATCGACAAAGAAAATGAAGTTATCTTCGGTATCCAAAACGATGAACTCTTCAAATTGAACTTCATGCCAAAAGGTGGTATCCGTATGGCTGAAACTACTTTGAAGGAAAATGGATATGAACCAGATCCAGCTGTTCACGAAATCTTCACTAAATACGTAACAACAGTTAACGACGGTATCTTCCGTGCCTACACTTCAAACATTCGTCGCGCTCGTCACGCTCACACTGTAACTGGTCTTCCAGATGCCTACTCACGTGGACGTATCATCGGTGTTTACGCACGTCTTGCTCTTTACGGTGCTGACTACTTGATGCAAGAAAAAGTAAACGACTGGAATGCGATCAAAGAAATTGATGAAGAAACAATCCGTCTTCGTGAAGAAGTAAACCTTCAATACCAAGCATTGCAACAAGTTGTTCGCTTGGGTGACCTTTACGGAGTTGATGTCCGCAAACCAGCGATGAACACGAAAGAAGCCATCCAATGGGTTAACATCGCCTTCATGGCTGTCTGCCGTGTTATTAACGGTGCTGCTACATCTCTAGGACGTGTGCCAATCGTATTGGATATCTTTGCAGAACGTGACCTTGCTCGTGGTACATTTACTGAATCAGAAATCCAAGAGTTCGTTGATGATTTCGTTATGAAACTTCGTACAGTTAAATTTGCTCGTACAAAAGCTTATGACCAATTGTACTCAGGTGACCCAACCTTCATCACAACTTCTATGGCTGGTATGGGTAACGATGGTCGTCACCGTGTTACTAAGATGGACTACCGTTTCTTGAACACTCTTGACAACATCGGTAACTCTCCAGAGCCAAACTTGACAGTTCTTTGGACTGACAAATTGCCATACAACTTCCGTCGCTACTGTATGCACATGAGCCACAAACACTCTTCTATCCAATATGAAGGTGTAACAACAATGGCTAAAGACGGATACGGAGAAATGAGCTGTATCTCATGCTGTGTGTCACCACTTGACCCAGAAAACGAAGATCAACGCCACAACATCCAGTACTTCGGTGCTCGTGTAAACGTTTTGAAAGCCCTTCTTACTGGTTTGAACGGTGGTTACGACGATGTTCACAAAGACTACAAAGTATTTGACATCGATCCTATCCGTGACGAAGTTCTTGAATTCGAATCAGTTAAAGCGAACTTTGAAAAATCTCTTGACTGGTTGACTGACACTTATGTAGATGCTTTGAACATCATCCACTACATGACTGACAAGTACAACTACGAAGCTGTTCAAATGGCCTTCTTGCCAACTAAACAACGTGCTAACATGGGATTCGGTATCTGTGGATTTGCAAACACAGTTGATACATTGTCAGCTATCAAATACGCTATCGTTAAACCAATCCGTGACGAAAATGGATACATCTACGATTACGAAACAATCGGTGAATACCCACGTTGGGGTGAAGATGACCCACGTTCAAACGAATTGGCAGAATGGTTGATCGAAGCTTATACAACTCGTCTACGTAGCCACAAACTATACAAAGACGCAGAAGCAACTGTATCACTTTTGACAATCACATCTAACGTTGCTTACTCTAAACAAACTGGTAACTCACCAGTCCACAAAGGTGTATACCTCAACGAAGATGGTTCTGTGAACTTGTCTAAACTTGAATTCTTCTCACCAGGTGCGAACCCATCTAACAAAGCTAAAGGTGGATGGTTGCAAAACTTGAACTCACTTGCTAGCCTTGACTTTGGTTACGCAGCTGACGGTATCTCATTGACAACTCAAGTTTCTCCACGTGCTCTTGGTAAGACTCGTGACGAACAAGTTGATAACTTGGTAACAATCCTTGATGGTTACTTCGAAAACGGTGGACAACACGTTAACTTGAACGTTATGGACTTGAACGATGTTTACGAAAAGATCATGTCAGGTGAAGACGTTATCGTACGTATCTCTGGATACTGTGTAAACACTAAATACCTCACTCCAGAACAAAAAACTGAATTGACACAACGTGTCTTCCACGAAGTTCTTTCAATGGATGACGCATTGAGCTAA
- a CDS encoding DNA polymerase IV, with the protein MLIFPLINDLSRKIIHIDMDAFFAAVEIRDNPKLKGKPVIIGSDPRQTGGRGVVSTCSYEARAFGVHSAMSSKEAYERCPQAIFISGNYEKYKVVGLEIRAIFKRYTDLIEPMSIDEAYLDVTENKLGIKSAVKIARLIQQDIWQELHLTASAGVSYNKFLAKMASDYQKPHGLTVILPDQAEDFLKQMDIAKFHGVGKKTVERLHEMGIYTGADLLDVSEVTLIDRFGRLGFDLYRKARGIHNSPVKPDRIRKSIGKEKTYGKILQVEEDIKKELTLLSEKVALNLSKQDKAGKIIILKIRYADFSTLTRRKSLPQATQDASQISQTALQLYEELADKEKGIRLLGITVTGF; encoded by the coding sequence ATGCTCATATTTCCATTGATAAATGATCTGTCCAGAAAAATCATCCATATCGACATGGATGCCTTTTTTGCTGCGGTGGAAATCAGAGATAATCCCAAGTTAAAGGGCAAACCTGTTATCATCGGAAGTGATCCCAGACAAACAGGTGGTCGAGGTGTCGTTTCTACCTGTAGCTACGAGGCACGAGCTTTTGGAGTTCATTCAGCTATGAGCTCTAAAGAAGCTTATGAGCGCTGTCCCCAAGCTATCTTTATCTCTGGAAATTATGAAAAGTATAAGGTAGTGGGGCTTGAGATTCGTGCTATTTTTAAACGATACACTGATTTGATTGAACCTATGAGTATTGACGAGGCATACTTGGATGTAACGGAAAATAAACTCGGTATCAAGTCAGCTGTCAAAATAGCCCGCCTCATCCAACAAGATATCTGGCAGGAGCTACATCTGACTGCTTCTGCAGGCGTCTCTTATAACAAATTCTTAGCTAAAATGGCTAGTGACTATCAAAAACCGCATGGTTTAACAGTTATCCTCCCAGATCAGGCTGAGGATTTTCTCAAACAAATGGACATTGCTAAATTTCATGGTGTGGGAAAAAAAACAGTTGAACGCCTTCATGAAATGGGCATTTATACTGGTGCGGACTTATTGGACGTCTCAGAAGTCACTTTAATCGATCGGTTCGGCAGACTCGGTTTTGACCTTTATCGAAAGGCAAGGGGCATTCATAACTCACCGGTCAAACCCGACCGCATTCGTAAGTCCATTGGCAAGGAAAAAACCTATGGAAAGATCCTACAAGTAGAAGAAGACATTAAAAAAGAGCTGACTCTCCTCTCTGAAAAAGTAGCTCTCAATCTCAGTAAACAGGACAAAGCTGGAAAAATCATTATCCTAAAAATACGATATGCTGACTTCTCCACTCTGACTAGACGAAAAAGCCTCCCACAAGCAACACAGGACGCTAGTCAGATTTCTCAAACTGCCCTTCAACTCTACGAAGAACTAGCTGACAAAGAAAAAGGTATTCGTTTACTAGGAATTACGGTAACAGGATTTTAA
- a CDS encoding UDP pyrophosphate phosphatase translates to MYFIEILKSIFFGIVEGITEWLPISSTGHLILVEEFVQYKDQNEAFMSMFNVVIQLGAILAVMVIYFNKLNPFKPGKTKVEVRRTWQLWSKVFVATLPLLLVFKLDDWFDANFHNMVSVAIMLIIYGVAFIYLEKRNKAQAIEPTVIELDKLPYKTALYIGLFQVLALFPGTSRSGATIVGGLLNGTSRSVVTEFTFYLGIPVMFGASALKIFKFIKAGQLLSFGQLFLLLVAMGVAFAVSMVAIRFLTSYVKKHDFTLFGKYRIVLGSVLLLYSFVRLFV, encoded by the coding sequence ATGTATTTTATTGAAATTTTGAAGTCAATCTTTTTTGGGATTGTTGAAGGAATTACAGAATGGTTGCCGATTTCAAGTACTGGCCACTTGATCTTGGTTGAAGAATTTGTCCAATACAAGGACCAGAATGAAGCCTTCATGTCCATGTTTAATGTTGTCATCCAGCTTGGTGCCATTTTAGCAGTTATGGTCATTTACTTTAACAAGCTTAATCCTTTCAAACCTGGTAAAACTAAGGTAGAAGTTCGTAGAACTTGGCAGTTGTGGTCAAAAGTCTTTGTTGCGACCTTGCCTTTGCTATTGGTTTTTAAACTAGATGATTGGTTTGATGCTAACTTCCATAACATGGTTTCAGTTGCGATTATGTTGATTATCTATGGTGTTGCCTTTATCTACCTTGAAAAACGAAATAAGGCGCAAGCCATTGAACCAACAGTAATAGAGCTTGACAAGCTGCCTTATAAAACAGCCCTTTACATTGGGCTCTTCCAAGTCCTCGCCCTCTTCCCGGGAACGAGCCGTTCAGGTGCGACGATTGTTGGTGGTTTGTTAAATGGAACGAGCCGCTCTGTCGTAACAGAGTTTACCTTCTATCTCGGAATTCCTGTTATGTTCGGAGCCAGCGCTTTAAAGATTTTCAAATTTATTAAAGCAGGTCAACTCTTGAGTTTTGGACAACTGTTCTTGCTCTTGGTTGCTATGGGTGTTGCCTTCGCGGTCAGCATGGTTGCTATTCGTTTCTTGACCAGCTATGTGAAGAAGCACGACTTTACACTCTTTGGTAAATACCGTATTGTACTCGGTAGTGTCTTGTTGCTCTATAGTTTTGTGCGTTTGTTTGTATAA
- a CDS encoding threonine dehydratase, which produces MKKRWLLALVFTYLLFIPSLVFAVDFDILFYQGDLNIHADNTAIFKETITYRFGDDYNGQLVGLGKAGKMPEGFDIDPDPTVQVSKNGRIVQNASFYTMEEEDGYKVKIYNAGYAGDTVRVTVTWKLTNLLFLYKDIAELNWQPLTDSTGDIKEIEFKVSSDTPAEKLYFHAGQLLRDSSVEKVNNLYHVKMKDLPRKRQIELHAYWPRSAFAGAPDQGLEEERLTDFNRIESNIATEKAQSEILMKWMLPVIFMSLLLLVPLFYRKFRQSTSIKKVFPKDHRLYEPPMDLPPMVLAEAVYSTSLEEVNPLNKSGFGKFTFERLIQATLLDLVDRGHLSIFQGDEEPYVRIISEKGLSNFEKECLRMTLSNKKELAISELFPDYQVSSSLYRGAKESDEKHIRETGLRLKRSFEGRLQRIQSCVKDKVHVLRIPSYYRPLTSEERRLALGMRVCSAITALGGLLFFYYSWKTHGFFSIPFLLLGLTGLGTSFWVYLATRGAYRDGVLTEEGAEIFYLWTSFENMLRDIAHLDQAELESIVLWNRLLVYATLFGYAKKVSKLMKVRHIQLENPDLNLYVAYGWHSQFYTSTAQIKQYTAVANTASNYSVSSGSGSSGGGFSGGGGGGSIGAF; this is translated from the coding sequence ATGAAAAAAAGATGGCTGTTGGCTTTGGTATTTACTTATTTATTATTTATACCGAGCCTGGTTTTTGCAGTAGACTTTGATATCTTATTCTATCAGGGTGATTTGAATATTCATGCAGATAATACTGCAATTTTTAAGGAAACAATTACCTACCGCTTTGGAGATGATTATAATGGTCAGTTAGTTGGACTCGGGAAAGCTGGGAAAATGCCAGAAGGATTTGACATTGATCCCGATCCGACCGTTCAGGTCTCTAAAAATGGAAGAATTGTTCAAAATGCTTCTTTCTATACTATGGAGGAAGAGGACGGTTACAAGGTAAAAATTTACAATGCTGGATATGCTGGAGATACTGTTCGTGTAACGGTTACCTGGAAACTAACAAACCTTCTCTTCTTATATAAGGATATCGCAGAGCTAAATTGGCAACCCTTGACAGATAGTACTGGAGATATCAAAGAGATTGAGTTTAAGGTTAGCTCTGATACCCCAGCAGAGAAACTTTATTTTCATGCAGGCCAACTCCTAAGGGACTCTAGTGTTGAAAAAGTAAATAATCTCTATCATGTCAAAATGAAAGACCTTCCTAGAAAGCGACAGATCGAATTACACGCATACTGGCCTAGAAGTGCTTTTGCAGGAGCTCCAGATCAAGGATTAGAGGAAGAACGTTTAACCGATTTTAACCGGATTGAAAGCAATATAGCAACAGAAAAAGCGCAAAGTGAGATTTTGATGAAATGGATGCTTCCCGTCATTTTTATGAGTCTCTTACTTTTAGTTCCTCTCTTCTATAGGAAGTTTCGTCAGAGTACAAGCATTAAAAAGGTCTTTCCAAAAGATCATCGACTCTACGAACCACCGATGGATTTACCTCCAATGGTTTTAGCAGAAGCAGTGTATTCAACTTCCTTAGAGGAAGTCAATCCCCTAAACAAATCAGGGTTTGGTAAATTTACTTTTGAACGTTTGATTCAGGCAACCTTGTTGGATTTAGTAGATCGAGGCCATTTATCTATTTTCCAAGGGGATGAAGAACCTTATGTGCGCATTATCAGTGAAAAGGGTTTGTCCAATTTTGAGAAGGAATGCCTGCGCATGACTTTGTCAAATAAGAAAGAATTGGCTATTTCAGAGCTCTTCCCTGATTACCAAGTTTCATCTTCCCTTTACCGTGGTGCCAAAGAGTCAGATGAAAAACATATCCGAGAAACAGGCTTGCGTCTCAAACGCTCCTTTGAAGGAAGACTTCAACGCATTCAGTCTTGTGTCAAGGATAAGGTCCATGTACTTCGTATCCCAAGCTACTATCGTCCCTTGACAAGTGAGGAACGTCGCCTTGCTCTCGGGATGCGGGTCTGTTCAGCCATAACAGCTCTAGGTGGACTGCTATTCTTTTACTATAGCTGGAAAACACATGGCTTCTTTTCAATCCCATTTCTACTCTTAGGATTGACAGGATTAGGGACTAGTTTCTGGGTTTACCTTGCCACGCGAGGAGCCTATCGAGATGGAGTTCTAACAGAGGAAGGAGCGGAAATCTTCTATCTCTGGACGAGTTTCGAAAATATGCTTCGCGACATCGCTCATCTGGATCAGGCCGAGCTAGAGAGCATCGTCCTTTGGAATCGTCTACTGGTCTATGCGACTCTCTTTGGTTATGCCAAGAAGGTGAGCAAGTTAATGAAAGTCCGTCATATTCAGCTTGAAAATCCAGATTTGAATCTTTATGTAGCCTATGGTTGGCACTCACAGTTCTACACCTCAACTGCACAAATCAAGCAATATACTGCTGTCGCAAATACAGCTAGCAATTACTCTGTATCTTCTGGAAGTGGTTCTTCAGGTGGAGGATTCTCAGGAGGCGGAGGCGGTGGTAGCATCGGCGCCTTCTAA
- a CDS encoding glutamine ABC transporter substrate-binding protein yields the protein MKKLCLSILASLALTLGLVSQVQADEYLRIGMEAAYAPFNWTQDDDSNGAVKIDGTNQYANGYDVQIAKKIAKDLGKEPLVVKTKWEGLVPALTSGKIDMIIAGMSPTAERKQEIAFSSSYYTSEPVLLVKKDSAYANAKSLEDFSGAKITSQQGVYLYDLISQIPGAKKETAMGDFAQMRQALEAGVIDAYVSERPEAMTAESANAKFKMIQPQPGFKTGEEDTAIAIGLRKDDSRISQINASIETISKDEQVALMDHMIKEQPVESTTTEEESSFFSQVAKILSENWQQLLRGAGITLLISIIGTITGLLIGLAIGVFRTAPLSENKAMYALQKLVGWILNVYIEIFRGTPMIVQSMVIYYGTAQAFGINLDRTLAAIFIVSINTGAYMTEIVRGGILAVDKGQFEAATALGMTHNQTMRKIVLPQVVRNILPATGNEFVINIKDTSVLNVISVVELYFSGNTVATQTYQYFQTFTIIAVIYFVLTFTVTRILRFIERRMDMDTYTTGANQMQTEDLKK from the coding sequence ATGAAAAAATTATGCTTATCTATCCTTGCTAGCCTAGCCCTTACCTTAGGACTAGTTAGCCAAGTCCAAGCCGACGAATATTTACGCATCGGGATGGAGGCAGCTTACGCTCCCTTCAACTGGACTCAAGACGACGATAGTAACGGCGCCGTCAAAATCGACGGTACCAACCAATATGCCAACGGCTACGATGTTCAAATCGCTAAAAAGATTGCCAAAGACCTTGGCAAGGAACCTTTGGTCGTAAAAACCAAATGGGAAGGACTTGTTCCAGCCCTTACTTCTGGTAAAATTGATATGATCATTGCCGGTATGAGCCCAACCGCTGAACGCAAACAAGAAATTGCTTTTTCAAGCAGTTACTATACTAGCGAACCCGTTCTATTGGTAAAAAAGGACTCTGCCTATGCAAATGCCAAATCTTTGGAAGACTTTAGCGGAGCAAAAATCACGTCTCAACAAGGTGTTTACCTTTATGACCTGATTTCCCAAATTCCAGGTGCCAAAAAAGAAACTGCTATGGGTGACTTCGCTCAGATGCGTCAAGCTCTGGAAGCTGGTGTTATTGATGCCTATGTTTCTGAACGACCTGAAGCAATGACCGCTGAGTCTGCTAACGCTAAGTTCAAAATGATCCAACCTCAACCAGGTTTCAAAACTGGCGAAGAAGATACAGCTATTGCCATTGGACTTCGTAAAGATGACAGCCGCATCAGCCAAATCAATGCGAGCATCGAAACCATCTCTAAGGATGAACAAGTAGCCCTCATGGATCATATGATTAAAGAGCAACCTGTAGAATCTACAACAACAGAGGAAGAAAGTAGTTTCTTTAGTCAAGTCGCTAAGATCCTTTCTGAGAACTGGCAACAACTCTTGCGTGGTGCTGGTATCACACTCCTAATCTCCATTATCGGAACCATCACAGGTCTCCTTATCGGACTTGCAATCGGGGTCTTCCGTACCGCTCCACTATCTGAGAACAAGGCAATGTACGCCCTACAGAAACTAGTCGGTTGGATTCTCAATGTCTATATCGAGATCTTCCGTGGTACACCGATGATTGTTCAATCCATGGTTATCTACTATGGAACTGCCCAAGCTTTCGGTATCAACCTTGACCGCACACTAGCCGCTATCTTCATCGTCTCAATCAACACAGGTGCCTACATGACTGAAATCGTCCGTGGTGGTATCCTAGCAGTAGACAAAGGACAGTTTGAAGCTGCAACTGCTCTTGGTATGACCCACAATCAAACCATGCGTAAGATTGTCCTACCTCAGGTTGTCCGTAATATTCTACCCGCTACTGGTAATGAGTTTGTCATCAACATTAAAGATACCTCTGTATTGAACGTTATTTCAGTTGTTGAGCTTTATTTCTCAGGAAATACTGTAGCAACACAAACCTATCAATACTTCCAGACCTTTACCATCATCGCCGTGATTTACTTTGTCCTCACCTTTACTGTGACCCGTATCCTACGCTTCATCGAACGTCGTATGGACATGGATACTTACACTACAGGTGCTAACCAAATGCAAACGGAGGATTTGAAAAAATGA